The genomic DNA GGGGCGTTAGATCTCTTGACCCACTCGCTTGCTCCCTTAACCAAGTTGTTCGGCATTCCGGCCGAGGTGGTTCCGCTGGCGCTGTTGCGCCCCATTTCTGGCAGTGGCGCGATGGTCATCTTCAATGATCTGCTGACTCGATTTGGGCCTGATAGTTTAGTCGGCCGCATTGCCAGCGTAATGCAAGGCTCTACTGAAACAACCTTTTATACTATTGCCGTTTACTACGGAGCCACTTCCATTCGCCGCATCCGCCATACCGTATCCGCTTCGGTGACAGCGGATCTTACTGGATTTATAATGAGCGCAATTTGTGTCAGAATGTTTTTCTATATGTAAAATTTTGACAAACTTTAACCATACCCTTTACCACAACACTTTGTTGCTCTTGTTCTTTTACGCTGAGCCCAGCAAAACGCGCCATTTTCGGCGCGTTTTGCTTAGGTACAGAGCGCTTTTAACGCATAAAGCGGACACTGGCCGTAAAACCACTGTCCTTCATTTATATTTCAAAATTGCCATATCCTCAAAGGCTATTTAACCCAAATAATATGCATCCGTGTTTACTTATACCCGGTCGGCCAAAAGCGACTCGATAAACTGCTTGGCTACGCGTGGAGATCGTCCAGCCCGGCGCAGAGCATAAGCCTCGGCACTTGAAATGAGTGTTTCTTCCGGTAATATAATACCATTAATCTGCGCCAGGCAGAGTACAATATCAATGTATTGTCGCTTTCCCGGTCTTTCAAAGGTGACCGTAAGGCCAAATCTATCGGAAAGTGAAGTTAGTTCAGCGATGGTATCGCCAAGATGAACTTCATCTCCCTCGCGATCGGAAAAGCTCTCCTTGACCAAATGACGGCGATTGCTGGTGGCGTAAACTGCTACATTATCGTTTTTATAAGAAATTGAACCCTCTAAAATAGCTTTTAACGCCGCAAAATTGTCGTCATCCTTTGTAAATGACAGATCGTCGATAAATAGAATAAAGCGCAGTGGGTTGGCGGACAGACGGTCGAGCAGCGCAGGTATCTCGGTAAGCTGGTTCTTTTTAAGCTCTACAAGCCTGAGCCCACGGTGCGCATATTCGTTGACGATCGCTTTAACGGTTGAAGACTTTCCGGTACCGCTGTCGCCGTAAAGCAGTACATTAGCGGCCGGTCGTCCCTCGATGAGAGCCAGCGTGTTGTTCACCACCAGCTGACGCTCTCGCTGATAGCCAGGAAGACGATCAAGCGTGATGGGGTCGGGATGGCGAACGGGAACAAGCGTATGATTTCCAAGAATAAAAGCTCTATTATCTGCAAATATGCCGTAACCATAGCGGCTTATCTGTGACACACGCTCGGCATAGGCTGCTTTAAAATCGTGATTGGTGCAATAATAGGCGGGCAAAAAACCATCATACCCCAGCGCTTCGCGCAGCGTCTGCGACGAAAGACGGCTCATTTCTTCCAGAAGCGAAAGCTCCTGATCAAGACATTCCTTTATCAGTGGAGAAATCGGTTGTTGCTCTGCGGCGCGTAACATATACAGGTTTTCATCCCGCAACACCAAATTCAACAGGTAGTCCGACAGGTTATCACCTTTTTCATATAAAGCCGCTATAAACAGTGAATAATAGGAAATGCCATCATTTCCATCTGCTTCCAGCAGCTGCATCAGATTCATAAGCACTGCGTCCTCTAAAAGCTTGCGGAATATAACCATCCCACGCAGACGAACGCTTAAAGAGTAATATATCGGCATCGCGAACAGTCCTTTTTCTAGATAATATTACTATATTACCCCAGATGTATTTTTCTGTAAAGCATGTTTAGCTATTTTCTTTTTTAAACCCTCATGCTATGCTATAATAATTGTTATGCGCACACGCGCTTTTATTTTTGCCCTGCTTGCTCGCGTGGCCTAAAAGCGCAACCTCAGGGCATATTCGACATCTCTTATCAGCTTTATGGAGGCTCTTGGCATGAAAATAATAGATGCGCACCTGCATATGAAGAAGACTGAGGGCTTTGATGCCCTTTGCCGTGAATGCGGTCATAAAAACGATTTTTCACACTTGATGGCGTGTTTTAAACAGGAACAGATTTCCGGCTGTGTGGTGATGGGTACCGGCCTGTTGGAGGGTAACCCCTGCCGACCAGGGCTTTTTGACCTCACGGGCCCCGCGGATGTGAAAGCCTATCAATACCCGCCCTCGGTTGGTTTTTGTATTGGGGTGGATCCCGAAGGGCTGCGTAAAGGAAACTTAGAAAAAACGCTTACTTCTTACCGTGAGGCAATTGCTTGCCCAAGCTGTGTTGGATTTAAGATTTATTTGGGGTACCGTCCTTTTTATGCCGACGACAGCCTGTACCATCCGGTGTATGAGTTGGCGGCAGAGTACGATCTGTCCATAGCTTTTCACACCGGAGACACAGCCAACCCCACTGGCAGACTAAAATTTTCTCATCCACTGACGGTGGATGAGGTGGCGGTGCGCTATCCCGATCTCCGCCTGGTACTATGCCATTTTGGTAACCCGTGGATGCTTGACGCCGCTGAGGTGGCTAAGAAAAACTCGAATGTTTATGTCGAGCTTTCCGGCCTTGCAACGGGCATTCCAGATGCAACCGCGTTTAGAGAGCGCTACAAGGGTTATGTCGATCAACTTGAAACCTGGCTTCGCTATCTTGACCGGTGGGATCGCGTGCTTTATGGCTCGGACTGGCCGCTGGTTAATCTGCATGCCTACATTGCGCTCATTCAATCGTTTGTGCCACAGAGTGAATGGGAAAAAGTGTTTTACCAAAACGCATTGAACGCTTATCCGCGTCTTAAAACTTTGTTATAGCTTTGATTTTCAAGAATATTTTTAAATAAACTGACCTTCTCAAAAGCGTTTATGTGGATTTTTCGGCGATTTAGTATCAATTGTTTTGCCGGTAGAATACCATATAAAAGATAGCTGTGAGGAGGTCTTTTAGTGATAAAAACACATCTGACGCGCTTCTATTTGAGCGCAAACACGCCGCTGGGATTTGTTTCACGGTTAAATATGCTTTGCGACGCCGACAGATTTTCCCGCATTCTTTTACTCAAGGGCGGAACAAGAAAAAGGCGGGCCGAACTGATAAGCTTCGCGGCTAAAGCGGCCGATGCGGCGGGGCATTGCGTCCACCTTGTAGCTTCGGTCGATTCCGCAAGCGCGCCAGAAGCGGCCTATTGGGGTGATACCGCCCTTATAGACAGCGCACATCCTCATGTCATTGAGCCGCGCTATCCGGGTGTAGTGGAAGAAATTCTGTGGCTGGGTGACTGTTTTGACACCGAAAAATTGCGCCAAAACAAACCCACCATTATTGCGCTAACCGACAAGGAAGAACGTCTACGCGAGCAATCGCGTCGCTATTTGTGTGCGGCTGACGCCCTGTGTAACGATAACTATCGCATAGCACTGGAGGCTACCAATCTTGAAAAAATAGAGCGACAGGCAGACCGTATTGCCGATAAAGCTTTTAAAGGCCAAAAGTCGGTTGA from Oscillospiraceae bacterium MB24-C1 includes the following:
- a CDS encoding spore maturation protein — its product is MTAVSSWAIPTVIGLIVMWGWVSGINVFDSFLNGARTGIGVAFKIIPALVALITAVGVFKASGALDLLTHSLAPLTKLFGIPAEVVPLALLRPISGSGAMVIFNDLLTRFGPDSLVGRIASVMQGSTETTFYTIAVYYGATSIRRIRHTVSASVTADLTGFIMSAICVRMFFYM
- a CDS encoding ATP-binding protein, with the protein product MNLMQLLEADGNDGISYYSLFIAALYEKGDNLSDYLLNLVLRDENLYMLRAAEQQPISPLIKECLDQELSLLEEMSRLSSQTLREALGYDGFLPAYYCTNHDFKAAYAERVSQISRYGYGIFADNRAFILGNHTLVPVRHPDPITLDRLPGYQRERQLVVNNTLALIEGRPAANVLLYGDSGTGKSSTVKAIVNEYAHRGLRLVELKKNQLTEIPALLDRLSANPLRFILFIDDLSFTKDDDNFAALKAILEGSISYKNDNVAVYATSNRRHLVKESFSDREGDEVHLGDTIAELTSLSDRFGLTVTFERPGKRQYIDIVLCLAQINGIILPEETLISSAEAYALRRAGRSPRVAKQFIESLLADRV
- a CDS encoding amidohydrolase family protein; the encoded protein is MKIIDAHLHMKKTEGFDALCRECGHKNDFSHLMACFKQEQISGCVVMGTGLLEGNPCRPGLFDLTGPADVKAYQYPPSVGFCIGVDPEGLRKGNLEKTLTSYREAIACPSCVGFKIYLGYRPFYADDSLYHPVYELAAEYDLSIAFHTGDTANPTGRLKFSHPLTVDEVAVRYPDLRLVLCHFGNPWMLDAAEVAKKNSNVYVELSGLATGIPDATAFRERYKGYVDQLETWLRYLDRWDRVLYGSDWPLVNLHAYIALIQSFVPQSEWEKVFYQNALNAYPRLKTLL